The following coding sequences lie in one Pelecanus crispus isolate bPelCri1 chromosome 9, bPelCri1.pri, whole genome shotgun sequence genomic window:
- the SNAPC4 gene encoding snRNA-activating protein complex subunit 4 isoform X3 produces MEMEREDDSSDDDIESSLPQDPETCLQMNHVYQEVIQEKMEEVELLIAQNREQQKEIMSELGGPKIAKAGDGRNLPANIFLGHFMKPYFKDKTTGVGPPSNEDAKEKAAQGIKSFEQLLSTKWKSREKTLLQKSIVSDRLQRLLQPKLLKMSYWNQKLEKVKTETEKQILEKQIKEVEREIEAINQLPESDLLGNRFDEHDWEKISNIHFDGQRSAEELRKFWQNWEHPSINKKEWTEDEIERLKKIAAKHGYLDWQTIAQELGTNRTPFQCLQKYQVYNKDLKRKEWTKSEDQMLLELVQEMRVGSHIPYKKIAYYMEGRDSAQLIYRWTKSVDPSLKKGPWTPEEDAMLLAAVKKYGERDWYKIRTEVPGRSDAQCRDRYLKALHCDVKKGKWSLEEEEQLIELVQKHGLGHWSKIASELPHRTGSQCLSKWKLMIGSKKRSRATKRRHVQESSSSSESSSEDIELDLADSSEEETTSKEECVFPSIDLWIPTRTNTQESNKGRYQTPSLFSPASADAKTSSGEVPSATCDGNEDRAANTSSELNTLLRGIARPHSTDVIVKNPVEVMNKASRCGKQVLRVTLENVRRVLRNNTCFQRKLQSKLLKPSATVLSKIPGVNTSVGQKVQGLQNITEKTYRQERERLRRMNLDRKLLMAVTPWVGNVLLPCTLQTGKMAFRQTKADFIQEKIKSVSLVSTPLFTLFIQLFQIDTKGCMKIIRERRLKQSELLRANARGPQQASQNMETSSGNSSQSCTQRNSRKGIPRNAVRRPVALKARETSAAVFESSAPAMQGALPAQVQRQKPKTVSELLREKRLRESRAKKAMQRTVFVAPQMLVSGPLIIQHPPQQIIPSAQAGSKPAAAGCTNSQVQSAPAPLPVFTSVAGSTSTAVVLEHHSSSVSETGESPGSSQGAELQSNKELKEQGLESSSEGGVFPGVNPAAAEKAPHQGGCNGQVLAGSSASVVLQNQAFLPHQITVVPVGIESGTNKLSLSTPVTCELNSNGPQQRPVSLLSALVTPQTGSHLIPNSILPFTWVVTPQALLRPTVQTVVGVPQGLPAAAVRSQCQTTVTSNANVSGLGVPPVPAGANTPHPSSAETKAPSAQLAEGVPLGKTANHSAILLPVTSASPGCTSSSISSATPPCSDGFSKDFGSSAAQTAPPPDAPALHAVLLPQTQLPASTQGSDSPCVSSLASLGKSHDSITTNRSSSNPSISTKGIVLQPGDPVPHNNVPRNSACFAAQALRNRPIASKPPTVQPADSPPQPTTSSAEKNLLDFSLISLEDEGLVKEWLNGKQGVQVPSLQTRLPYLPPFLCNLKTLSELLLQKAALEEQAACLLPSDASQNEGTGADLHAIRELVQQKLGNNPAYLLLKARFLAAFTLPAVLATLPPPKVTTTLSASRKQYEESDEEEWQSEKEVSEEESCGNELTGVRLDWAVGDEPGDKDADLLNENTPGSCAAQTCISIHCGSKINKQNTNEDG; encoded by the exons ATG gaaatggaaagagaagatgACAGTAGTGATGATGATATTGAAAGTAGTCTGCCACAGGATCCAGAAACGTGTCTGCAGATGAACCATGTGTACCAGGAAGTTATCCAGGAAAAGATGGAGGAAGTCGAGCTTCTCATTGCACAAAACAGAGAACAGCAG aaggaaatCATGTCCGAGCTTGGTGGTCCAAAAATAGCAAAGGCAGGAGATGGTAGAAATCTAccagcaaatatatttttgggTCATTTTATGAAGCCATACTTTAAGGATAAAACAACAGGAGTT GGCCCTCCTTCCAATGAAGATGCCAAGGAAAAGGCAGCTCAGGGCATAAAATCCTTTGAACAACTGCTTTCAACAAAAT ggaaaagcagagagaagactTTATTGCAGAAATCCATAGTAAGTGACCGCTTGCAGCGCCTGCTTCAGCCAAAGTTACTGAA GATGAGTTATTGGAATCAGAAACTGGAGAAAGTCAAGactgaaacagagaaacagatcttggaaaagcaaatcaaagaaGTGGAGCGAGAAATAGAGGCAATTAA CCAACTCCCAGAAAGTGACTTGTTAGGAAACAGATTCGATGAGCATGACTGGGAGAAAATTTCAAACATCCAC TTTGATGGACAACGTAGTGCAGAAGAACTGAGGAAGTTTTGGCAAAATTGGGAGCATCCAAGCATCAACAAAAAGGAATGGACTGAGGACGAAATAGAGAGGCTAAAGAAGATAGCTGCTAAACACGGTTATCTGGACTGGCAGACTATAGCCCAGGAGCTGGGG ACAAACAGGACGCCTTTCCAGTGCTTGCAGAAGTATCAAGTCTATAACAAagatttgaaaaggaaagaatggaCCAAAAGTGAGGATCAGATGCTTTTAGAGCTTGTTCAAGAGATGAGAGTAGGAAGTCATATCCCGTACAAGAAAA TTGCTTATTACATGGAAGGAAGAGATTCTGCTCAGCTGATTTACCGATGGACAAAGAGCGTGGACCCCAGTTTGAAGAAAGGTCCCTGGACACCAGAGGAAGATGCT ATGCTGTTGGCTGCGGTTAAGAAGTATGGAGAACGCGACTGGTATAAAATTCGGACAGAAGTGCCAGGGAGGAGCGATGCTCAGTGCAGAGATCG gtatttaaaagcattGCACTGTGATGTAAAGAAAGGCAAGTGGAGTTtagaggaagaggagcagctaATTGAACTGGTTCAAAAGCATGGCCTGG GTCACTGGAGTAAAATAGCTTCCGAATTGCCACACCGGACTGGCTCCCAATGTCTAAGCAAGTGGAAACTCATGATTGGGTCTAAG AAAAGATCTAGGGCAACAAAACGCCGACATGTGCAAGAGAGTTCCAGCTCttcagagagcagcagtgaAGACATAGAACTGGACTTAGCAGACAGTTCAGAGGAGGAGACAACAAGCAAGGAGGAGTGTGTATTTCCCAGCATTGATTTGTGGATACCAACACGGACAAATACACAGGAGTCAAACAAAGGAAGATACCAAACTCCATCCCTTTTCTCTCCTGCGAGTGCTGATGCAAAGACCAGTAGTGGTGAAGTCCCAAGTGCAACGTGTGATGGAAATGAGGACAGAGCTGCCAATACATCGTCAGAGTTGAACACCCTCCTGAGGGGCATTGCACGTCCACATTCAACGGATGTCATTGTGAAGAATCCAGTAGAAGTAATGAACAAG GCTTCCAGATGTGGAAAGCAAGTGCTACGGGTTACCCTGGAGAACGTGAGAAGAGTATTAAGAAATAACACATGCTTTCAGAGGAAACTT CAATCAAAGCTACTAAAACCTTCTGCCACCGTTCTATCAAAAATACCTGGAGTTAATACTTCTGTTGGCCAGAAGGTTCAGGGGCTGCAGAACATCACGGAGAAAACTTACCGTCAAGAGAGAGAGCGTTTGAGAAGAATGAACCTTGACCGAAAGCTTCTAATGGCAGTGACACCTTGGGTGGGCAATGTGCTCCTGCCTTGCACCTTGCAAACTGGGAAGATGGCTTTTCGTCAGACAAAAG CTGATTTTATTCAAGAGAAGATTAAGTCAGTCAGTCTCGTGAGCACTCCTCTATTCACGCTTTTCATTCAG CTCTTTCAGATCGATACCAAGGGCTGCATGAAGATTATTCGTGAGAGAAGGCTAAAGCAGTCAGAGCTTCTTAGGGCTAATGCAAGAGGGCCTCAGCAG GCTTCCCAAAATATGGAGACTTCTTCAG GCAATTCATCACAGTCTTGTACCCAGAGGAACTCCCGAAAGGGCATACCAAGGAATGCTGTCAGGAGACCTGTTGCCTTAAAAGCAAGGGAGACTTCTGCCGCTGTCTTTGAGAGCAGCGCTCCTGCCATGCAGGGAGCTCTTCCAGCCCAAGTGCAAAGGCAGAAGCCTAAAACTGTCTCAGAATTACTGAGAGAGAAGCGGCTAAGAGAATCCCGGGCTAAGAAAGCTATGCAGAGGACAGTATTTGTTGCCCCACAGATGCTGGTTTCGGGGCCCCTGATAATCCAGCACCCACCGCAGCAAATCATTCCTTCTGCACAAGCAGGGAGCAAACCTGCAGCAGCTGGTTGTACAAATAGCCAAGTACAGAGTGCACCAGCTCCTTTGCCAGTGTTTACTTCTGTTGCAGGTTCAACTTCTACTGCTGTGGTGCTTGAACACCATTCCTCATCGGTGTCAGAAACTGGGGAAAGCCCTGGTTCCTCACAAGGGGCAGAATTACAATCCAATAAGGAATTAAAAGAGCAAGGTTTGGAAAGTAGCTCTGAAGGAGGAGTTTTTCCAGGCGTGaatccagctgcagcagagaaggcCCCACATCAGGGAGGGTGCAATGGTCAGGTCCTAGCTGGTAGCTCAGCTTCAGTAGTGTTGCAAAACCAAGCTTTTCTGCCACATCAGATTACAGTGGTGCCAGTTGGCATTGAGTCTGGCACCAACAAATTGTCTCTTTCCACACCAGTTACCTGTGAGCTGAATAGTAACGGGCCACAACAGAGGCCAGTCAGTCTATTGTCTGCTCTTGTAACTCCACAAACTGGTTCGCATTTGATTCCCAACAGCATACTGCCTTTCACGTGGGTCGTAACACCACAGGCTTTGCTCCGCCCCACTGTACAAACTGTGGTGGGTGTTCCCCAAGgactgccagctgctgctgtgagaaGTCAATGTCAGACAACTGTGACTTCCAATGCCAATGTCTCTGGCTTAGGAGTGCCTCCTGTACCAGCTGGAGCAAATACACCTCACCCCAGCAGTGCAGAGACAAAAGCACCAAGTGCCCAGTTAGCAGAAGGAGTACCTTTGGGAAAGACAGCTAACCATTCCGCAATTCTCTTACCCGTGACCTCAGCGAGTCCTGGATGCACCTCATCCAGCATTTCTTCTGCAACGCCTCCATGTTCAGATGGCTTCTCCAAGGATTTCGGCTCCTCTGCAGCTCAGACTGCTCCTCCACCTGATGCACCCGCCCTgcatgctgtgctgctgccccaAACGCAGCTGCCTGCAAGCACTCAAGGGTCTGATTCCCCATGTGTGTCGAGTCTCGCTAGCTTGGGAAAGAGCCATGACTCCATTACAACAAACAGATCATCTTCCAATCCGAGCATCAGCACAAAAGGGATTGTGCTCCAGCCAGGAGATCCAGTTCCCCATAACAACGTCCCGAGGAACTCTGCTTGCTTTGCTGCACAAGCATTGAGAAATAGACCTATTGCCTCCAAACCTCCGACTGTGCAGCCTGCTGACAGTCCACCCCAGCCAACCACTTCCAGTGCAGAAAAGAATCTACTTGACTTCAGCCTGATTTCCCTTGAAGATGAGGGGCTAGTAAAGGAGTGGCTGAATGGTAAACAAGGTGTCCAGGTACCATCACTGCAAACCAGGTTGCCTTATTTGCCACCTTTTCTGTGCAACTTAAAAACCCTCTCGGAGCtacttctgcagaaagcagctctaGAAGAGCAAGCGGCATGTCTTCTGCCTTCTGATGCCAGTCAGAATGAGGGCACTGGGGCTGATTTGCACGCTATCAGAGAACTGGTGCAGCAGAAACTCGGCAATAACCCTGCTTACCTCCTACTGAAAGCCAGATTCCTAGCAGCCTTTACGCTCCCAGCTGTACTAGCAACTCTGCCTCCTCCAAAAGTGACAACAACTCTGTCAGCCAGCAGGAAGCAATATGAAGAGAGTGACGAAGAGGAGTGGCAGAGTGAGAAGGAAGTGTCTGAGGAAGAGAGTTGTGGGAATGAATTAACAGGTGTACGGCTGGATTGGGCAGTTGGTGATGAGCCTGGAGACAAAGATGCTGATTTACTAAATGAG AACACACCAGGAAGTTGTGCAGCTCAAACTTGCATTTCAATTCATTGTGgctccaaaataaacaaacaaaacactaaTGAAGATGGATAA